From Erigeron canadensis isolate Cc75 chromosome 8, C_canadensis_v1, whole genome shotgun sequence, one genomic window encodes:
- the LOC122609969 gene encoding probable methyltransferase PMT21, with protein MKFKDDKPGRQPEKSTRVVQVVLMFVVLCGLSFYLGGIFCSEKNKISTEEVAKAVDSVEQTVSGPIRVKSVSFPECSADLQDYTPCTDPKRWMKYGRHRLTFMERHCPPVFDRKECLIPPPDGYKEPIRWPKSKDECWYRNVPYDWINKQKSNQHWLRKEGEKFYFPGGGTMFPNGVSAYVDLMQNLIPEMKDGTVRTAIDTGCGVASWGGDLLDRGILTVSLAPRDNHEAQVQFALERGIPAILGIISTQRLPFPSNSFDMAHCSRCLIPWIEFGGIYLLEVHRILRPGGFWVLSGPPINYERRWRGWNTTIDEQKSDYEKLEELLTSMCFKLYNKKDDIAVWQKSSDNDCYKQLDVPDNYPTKCDDGTEPDSAWYTPLRPCVVVPNQKLKKLSLSSIPKWPERLHDAPDRIGDVKGSSAGDFNRDDKKWKNRVKHYKALLPVLGTDRIRNVMDTNTRYGGFAAALIDDPLWVMNVISSYAPNTLPVVYDRGLIGTYHDWCEAFSTYPRTYDLLHVDGLFTSESHRCEMKHMLLEMDRILRPNGYAVIRESSFFIDAVATIAKGLRWDCHIEATEDGTDKEKILICQKKLWYSQQNS; from the exons ATGAAGTTTAAAGATGATAAGCCTGGAAGACAACCTGAAAAAAGTACAAGGGTGGTACAAGTAGTACTAATGTTTGTGGTGTTATGTGGGCTCTCATTTTATCTTGGTGGGATCTTTTGttctgaaaaaaataaaatttctacCGAGGAGGTTGCTAAAGCTGTTGACTCTGTTGAACAAACTGTGTCTGGCCCGATCCGGGTTAAATCGGTTTCTTTTCCTGAATGCAGTGCTGACTTACAAGACTACACGCCTTGCACGGATCCTAAG AGATGGATGAAATACGGGCGACACAGGCTTACATTCATGGAACGTCACTGTCCGCCTGTATTTGATAGGAAGGAGTGTTTGATACCTCCACCTGATGGCTACAAGGAGCCTATCAGATGGCCAAAGAGTAAAGATGAATGTTGGTATAG AAATGTTCCATATGACTGGATCAACAAGCAGAAGTCAAACCAGCATTGGTTAAGAAAAGAAGGAGAGAAATTCTACTTTCCTGGTGGCGGTACTATGTTCCCCAATGGTGTTAGCGCCTATGTTGATTTAATGCAAAATCTAATCCCAGAAATGAAAGATGGGACTGTTAGAACTGCCATTGATACTGGATGTGGG GTTGCTAGTTGGGGAGGTGACTTGCTCGATCGTGGCATCTTAACGGTGTCTCTTGCCCCGAGAGATAACCACGAGGCTCAAGTTCAGTTTGCATTGGAACGTGGTATTCCAGCAATTCTTGGAATTATATCTACGCAACGTCTTCCCTTCCCATCAAATTCATTTGATATGGCTCATTGCTCACGATGCCTTATCCCATGGATCGAATTTG GTGGTATTTACCTTCTTGAAGTACACCGGATCCTAAGGCCAGGAGGCTTCTGGGTCCTATCAGGTCCTCCCATAAATTACGAGAGACGGTGGAGAGGTTGGAACACGACAATAGATGAGCAAAAGTCAGATTACGAGAAGTTAGAAGAACTTTTAACCTCAATGTGCTTTAAGCTATATAACAAGAAAGACGATATAGCTGTTTGGCAGAAATCATCAGATAACGACTGTTACAAACAGCTTGATGTACCAGACAACTACCCGACAAAATGTGATGATGGGACTGAGCCTGATTCTGCGTGGTACACCCCATTGAGACCATGTGTAGTTGTGCCCAACCAAAAGCTCAAGAAACTGAGCTTGTCATCGATCCCAAAATGGCCTGAAAGATTACATGACGCTCCAGACCGCATTGGTGATGTTAAAGGTAGCAGTGCTGGGGACTTCAACCGTGATGACAAGAAATGGAAAAATAGGGTGAAGCACTACAAGGCGTTGCTTCCGGTTCTTGGAACTGATAGGATACGAAATGTGATGGATACAAACACTCGTTATGGAGGTTTTGCTGCAGCTTTGATCGATGATCCACTTTGGGTCATGAATGTCATCTCATCTTATGCTCCAAATACCCTTCCTGTCGTGTACGATAGGGGCCTAATTGGAACTTACCATGACTG GTGTGAGGCGTTTTCAACATATCCCAGAACATATGATCTTCTTCATGTAGACGGTCTCTTTACATCCGAAAGCCATAG GTGTGAGATGAAACACATGTTATTGGAGATGGATCGGATCTTGAGACCAAATGGGTATGCAGTAATTAGGGAATCAAGCTTCTTCATAGATGCAGTTGCTACAATTGCAAAGGGACTGAGATGGGATTGTCATATTGAAGCTACCGAAGACGGCACAGATAAAGAAAAGATTTTGATCTGCCAGAAGAAACTCTGGTACTCGCAACAAAACTCATAA
- the LOC122609756 gene encoding cyanidin-3-O-glucoside 2-O-glucuronosyltransferase-like, translating into MDSTNESSNSRYRVILLPWLAYSHISRFLAFGKGLANHKCFDIYLCSSQVNLQTLRKNLPERYSQSITLVELNLPSSSSLPLHYHTTNGLPPHLLKTLTADYAKSFPGFEVIIQNIRPHLLIYDFSQLWAIDAATSMNIPSVMFLSGCVPMFAMGVHSALRPSSEKFPFPEMYFKDHEIAHMKAIGRHIPPPPTGEIKTTSHPFFECINRSRDIILVKSTRELAGKYIDYMSQVVGKKVLPVGPLVEENSKEAVNEHVHLFQWLDKKEESSVVFVSFGSEYFLSDNDIEDIAFGLELSQVISFIWVIRSPEGAKTRSVEQVLPHGFLERIGDRGMVTDKWLPQAKILSHSSTGGFISHCGWGSVMESIHYGVPVIAMPMQFDQPFNARLVETLEVGIDVSRDGDGRLKREEMAEVLKKVVVEDSGATIRKNAKELGEIMRNKMDQGVDKEVIENLIKLCQMKN; encoded by the coding sequence ATGGATTCAACAAACGAGAGTAGTAATAGTAGATATCGTGTAATTTTGTTGCCATGGTTAGCCTATAGTCACATATCGCGATTCCTTGCCTTTGGCAAAGGACTCGCAAACCACAAATGCTTCGATATCTACTTATGTTCGAGCCAAGTGAACCTCCAAACCCTTAGAAAAAACCTTCCTGAGAGATACTCTCAATCCATCACACTTGTGGAACTTAACCTTCCATCCTCATCTAGCCTCCCTCTTCACTACCACACCACCAATGGCCTCCCACCCCAtcttttgaaaaccctaacAGCCGATTATGCAAAATCATTTCCAGGTTTTGAGGTCATAATCCAAAACATCCGCCCTCACCTACTCATATATGATTTCAGTCAGTTGTGGGCAATAGACGCCGCTACGTCTATGAATATCCCTAGTGTTATGTTCTTGAGTGGATGTGTACCGATGTTCGCCATGGGTGTCCATTCCGCCCTCAGACCATCAAGTGAAAAATTCCCTTTTCCTGAAATGTATTTTAAAGATCATGAAATTGCACACATGAAAGCGATCGGGAGACATATACCACCACCGCCAACGGGCGAGATAAAGACTACGTCTCATCCCTTTTTTGAATGCATTAATAGGTCACGTGACATCATCTTGGTTAAAAGTACACGAGAGCTAGCGGGTAAATATATCGATTACATGTCTCAAGTTGTTGGAAAGAAGGTGTTGCCTGTTGGTCCCTTAGTTGAAGAAAACTCGAAAGAAGCTGTCAACGAGCATGTTCACCTTTTTCAATGGCTCGACAAGAAGGAAGAGTCTTCGGTTGTTTTCGTGTCTTTTGGAAGTGAATATTTCTTATCTGATAACGATATAGAAGACATAGCCTTCGGTTTAGAGCTTAGCCAAGTAATTAGTTTCATATGGGTCATAAGGTCTCCCGAGGGTGCGAAAACTAGGAGTGTTGAACAAGTACTCCCACATGGGTTCCTTGAAAGGATTGGAGATAGGGGTATGGTTACAGACAAATGGTTGCCACAGGCCAAGATTTTGAGCCATTCGAGCACCGGAGGGTTCATTAGTCACTGTGGATGGGGATCGGTTATGGAAAGCATTCACTATGGTGTTCCAGTCATAGCGATGCCGATGCAGTTTGACCAGCCATTCAATGCGAGGCTTGTGGAAACTTTGGAAGTTGGCATCGATGTTAGCAGAGATGGAGATGGAAGGCTGAAGAGGGAGGAAATGGCGGAGGTGTTGAAaaaggtggtggtggaggatAGCGGTGCGACCATAAGGAAAAATGCCAAGGAGTTGGGTGAGATCATGAGGAACAAAATGGATCAAGGTGTTGATAAGGAAGTTATAGAAAATTTGATCAAGCTTTGTCAAATGAAGAATTGA